The Phragmites australis chromosome 13, lpPhrAust1.1, whole genome shotgun sequence DNA window CAAGTTATGAACACGGTACGGGTTGTCTGACAAGGAGGGCGTCTGAAACCGGGGATGGACGATCACAGGACCATAAACACCGATAGGTCGTTCATGATAAGGGGAACGGGGGCTGAAACGAGCTCGACCCAAATTGtatttatttggactctttatttagatattttgcttcccaaactgtatgaaaattgaattgctaattttttataatttttaattccgaatttaggtatttgatATGACACTTTGCTttccaaatttagctatttattcaTCGTATTTGATTGAGCTTTTTGTTTAATCTAGATCGTTAGATATTCTAACAATGAgtggtctatttttttttcttttttctgattaacatggtaatttcaTAATCTTTAGAGCGAACGTGATgactattttttctcaaaaaataatataatagatgatGGCATGTACCGTGATCCAGACAGTGGTTGTTTATAAGATTTATTTATGTTATTTCTAGACAGTAATAAAAACAATTCATATAATGTACTGTCTAGAAAACTTGTTTGTAAGAGCACGCACAATAGAGTGTTTAGATGAAGTGTTTAAGGAAAaattggggttttttttttctaaattacaGTAGCACATGTACTTAGACGGAGGGCAATATGTTTAATTAAACATCACTGCTTACATTAATGTTAACAAGATAGGTAACCATATTTAATTATATGTAGTCTTTGTTTACATTGGACAATACAATTTTTACGTAGATATTTAACACTATCTTTTCTTAAGCATATAACATTGTTTATACCCTAAGACTCACAAGCAAATGCTATAAACATGGATAACTATTTATACAATAGTTTAGATAGCATCAAATTATCTAATAGACCATGGATATGTAATAGTAGACTATATTTCTCTTTTGCTCTTCTCTCCCCTGTACATCACCAAAATCTCATGCAGCTGACATCACCCACCGTACACACCTTTGAATTCGAAAAATTTCAGTCGGAAAAACGTCACTGCCTATAAAAGGGCTGGCTACTCGCGGGCACTGGCCCCAGATGTCAACGAGACACACAGCGTCACTTTTCAAGATCGCAAATTCTGCCGCGCATCTGTCCAAATTTGTAGAAATCAAACACTCCTCCGAGCGTATGCGTCGAAGCAAAAATTTGGGGGCGTCTGTGGATTGTCATCTTTCGTTACGTGGACAAAGTAGGTTTGGGGCAAACAGAATGATCCGTGCAATCAAGTGACGCGATGGTTTCGTTTTCCAGCTAAGAAGCCTCAACGTGATCAGATTTCGTCGTAGACCGATGGGAATGGAGCCACTCGTACCGGCCCCTACAAACAACGCAAGCAGTGATCTCGaccatcaatcaatcaatcaagaAGAGGACAGTCGGATCAGCAACAGAGCTACGCCGTGATACTCAGTGAGAAAAATTTTATAGGACCCGACGAGAATAGACCCCGTGAGCTGCGCGGCATATCAGGTACGTCAGCTTCTATATAAACTGTATACGATACGTATCGAACGCAGAGAGAGAATCTCACGGAAGGACTGGTCCTATAAAATTTTTCTCCCTATTCAGATTCTCCCGGTGAAGCGAGCTATACACGATGTCCATGGCCGCACGGGACGCGGCCGGTTCCCAATGGACAACGGGCCCTTCCATCGACGGACTTGCCTAGCCTCGCCGCACTTTCTTCCGCTTCCTGGTGGCGTGCTCTCCTTTTTACGCCCGGCATGCCCACGGTTGTGACCGCGTGATGGGTCGATCGGGTCAGGGCTCAGGAGACTCGAGACACGGTGCAGTGGCCTGCCCTGTTATTCGAGCGGCCGGGGCTGCCGGCGAATCAGATCGAGGAGGGTGGAGCCGGAGGGACCTGCTGTCTGCGCGCGCGGGCCGAACGGACGCTGCGCTACAGCGCGGTACCGGTGCGCCCTTGGCGCGTTGTGTTGCAGTACGTGGAGGGGCTGAGCCTGAGGCCGCGAGCGTACGTCCCGCTCCGTTTCCACTCCCCGTCCGCGGCCGCGCTACGGGCTATCGGCCGGGACGGCGAGGCGACAAGATCGAGGACGCTGCAGTGCACAGCGCCGCCGTGCAGAGTAGATGCCTCTGCCTCCTAGCCTGATGGTCACATGCTTGATGCTTCtcaactctctctccccctcccctgACTGTCTCCAGACCTGGGCCGGAAGGCAGCGATCGCAGGCGCTCTCCCGCGTGATCGATGCGTTGGTGTGCCTGCCCTGCTGCGGTATACGGACGTGGTAGGCCAGTGCTCTGTTAGTCCCTTATTTGACTTTTGTGCTTCGTTAACTTGCCACGAACGAAGACGAATGATGCAGTTAAGGTTTCAGAACGACCTCACAAGCCCAGAAAATTAGGGTATGCCTCTACAAAATCCCGGTCTCCTTTCATGATGCAGTTCAAGTCCTTTCTTTTCCTCCGTTTTCCGGCTTGACCTTCCCGGAGACCGATATTCCTACCTAGCTAGTAGGCTAGCACGAAGTAGGTAACTAGGTGCCCAGCGTTCATGTCATCATGTCGAACAACGTGCGATTGTCAAAGTATTAGTATTAGGACTGCTCCATTTGTTGGCTTGTGCACAGGCTAgtaggaaaagaaaaattgacAGCAGGCCTACCAGTCTGAAGTCTGAACCTAGCCCGAGCCGCTCAGCCACATGTGACGTGCCCTGCTGTCTGTGTCGGTAAAATATTGTAGTAACTAGTAATACTAATATGTAGATGTAGGAACCAGAATGGTGACAATTATCCTGTCGTTGACTATAAAGGTGTATTTATCATTTGTACGTTACGAGACAAGCAAACGTAtatctttaattttaattttaattagtttataattaatatgttcaaataaaatcttaaattaatttaaattatatcaaagctcatgcaaaactgaagatcattaaaccaaataaataataatatcaatcactcataaaaaaaaaattaagacacattttaatttgatttttgtGTAGCAGAGTTGAGCTGCCATCACACGGTGACAGACGACATGGCTGTGTTGTTCCTGTGTCATTCTGAGTTCTGACCGTGCAGCCAGCTGGGGTAGCTCCTGGGACATCCAAAACGGCAACTACTGGAATGCTGATCAAGAGCGTTCGTGTGGCAGGCAGCATGCATGCGCCACGGCACACTCAAAACTCTTTCACACAAACGCATGCATCAGCGATTCAGGACATGTACAATGGTTTAGACAGATAAATCGCATCCATatcatttatatatatagataatatTGAAAATAACTTATACAGTGAATTGTCTATAAGTTGTTTAAAAGACCCGCATACAATATTATAGACAATAATAACCACATAAATAATGGTTTATatagcaacaagacatctaatAGATCATTTGTGAATTACTAGATAACgtttctctcctttctctcatCCACGTGATCCAAAATCCCATACAACATCTATTATTGACCGCTGGCATCGCCCCATTATACACTCCATCTTGTCATGCAAAGGTCAAGAGCCCAGTCAAAGGTCATGTTCTTTGTTGCGGGGAGCCGGGGAGGAACTGGTTACGTACCATGGTTAAAAAAACTGGTTACggcgtcaaaaaaaaaaaaaaaatggttacGGTCTTACGGACTGCCTGTGATGATCCAGCTGATGGAACACTTACATTCCATAGCTGGGTAGTGATCAGCAGTGCACGTAGGGGCCAGTAGTAGCATGGCGCCAAGTGCTGGTTGAAGTGTTACATTCGCCGCGTGACCCAGACACGACGAACCCATCATACAAAATGGAATTAAACGAGAAGCAATGATTCGTTGTGCACAGTTCCATACAAAGATCAGTACGACTTCTGCCCGTCACCGTGCGCCTAACACGAGCATGTTCTGACGACGTAGATCCGTCGCTAGTTGGTGTCAGCCGCATCGGATGCCGACCGCCGACGTGGCATAACCGTGGCTGCGATAGGTATCAAACGGCACTAATAGCATCGCTGCTGGTTGCTACCCTTAGATCATCTCTGACTATGTTatctttattttgttctttttttaatttttttctctatttttattcactttattttcttATCTTCAATAACTTTCCTTTGAGAAGAATCGTGAAGATAAAGTATAGAGAATCTCGTTCTAAAAGAAATGACATTAGAAATCCATTCATAACAAAAACCGTAAAAAAAAATCGTTAAAACGCTAAAAGGAATAAAAATCTCATCATATTTGATTATCCTGAAGTAAAACCGTTGAAAATGATTATCTTACGTGTGCCAGCAGTGGAATGGGACTATGAGAGTTGGGGTATCTCGCTCATCTCACAGGGTTCTATCATAGTCCTACCTCCATGGAATCTAATGATGAGAATCATGAGATCAGGGTACTTCGATCGCCAAAACTTTCAAGCAAAAAGTGCATCTTTCTCACAGAATATTCGGAGTGTTGGTGAAAACATATAGGGGTACCTGCCCTCATTTTTAAAGAGTTCTGAAAGTATGCCCTAGAATCTAACACACCAATGCTTTGATCTCCATTTTCTTGGAGTGTACCCAGCTACTACTTGCAAGGGATCACGCTCTATGTCACTAGAAGCACACGCACAGATTGAACAAATGAATCAATCGCACTAGGTCAATTGCGCGACAAAAGTCGTATTGCATTGCTAAACACTTGCATTGTACATCCTTACACATCGAAATGCCCCTACTATGCACAAAGCTAGCACAACTATCATTTGGACAAAATTGGGGCGGCATTGTGTCAGTTTGCTCCTGCCTCCTATTAAGTAGCCAAAAGAGATGAGAATTGAAAACGAGGCTCACATCGAAGAGTTACATTAGAGCTTCGGTTGTTTAGTTCACTGAGCAGCAATCGGTTGTTTAGTTCACTGAGTAGCAATTGCCTCTCCAGAGATAAGAGATATACCAAAGTTCCGGTGCTTTCCATCGGCCTTATTGATGAGCTTAAAACCCTTCAAAGGAAGCTGATTTATGAGAAGAGTCTCCAGCTGGCAGGCAACGCTCTTGCCAGGAACCACGACGTATAATATCGTGGCATCCTGCATACCTTCCTTCAATCTGTGAGCATGAAGACGGCCCACAAGATCATCCGTCTGCAGGCAGAATGGGGTCAGCATTTTATGGCCTCTAAAGAGAAACGTCGAGACACTGAACAATACAGGAAATATGATCAAGACTTTACCTGTCCCACATACAGCTTGTTGTCACTTCTGATAATTACATAGATGCTAGACCTGCCAACAGTTGAAGGTGGTGGTTGCTCTCTTGCACCTACAGCAACACAGACCACCTCAACCAGTTCTGAGATGCTTCCTTTGTTAAAGAGGTCCAACAGTTTCTTCTTGCATATCATGGTAACAGTGCTCTCAACTTCCTTTTGCAGTAGCCCAAAGGCACCATGTGGAAGTTTTAGTCTGTTTCTCAGAGAATCAGGCTTCTCAACCAAGCCATTTACGCTGGAGCTGGCATTAGAAGGCTCATTGTGGACCATTGATGCTGTTTGCTTGTTGTTTGTGCCCATAGCCAAATATAGCTCTTCAGACCTTCTAATTATCAAGTCAGGCATGCCTTCCCTCCGGGCTGTTTGAAACGCAAGGCTTTCTCTACAGATGCCATCCATTAATCTCCATGTTGGTTGAATGCACCCATCAATCACTTCAGTTCCCATAGCTTTGAAATCAGTATGGTTGAGTGAGAGAGGCAGGTCAAAAATGCCATGCAGGTGAGTTGATATGATGCCTAGGCAGCCAACATTATCGAGCCTTTCAATGATGCTACCAGCTATGCAGGTTCCTTTTGCAGTTTCTGTGCCCCTACATATTTCATCAATCAGAACAAGACTCCTAGCAGTAGCTCGGCTGACTAAAGAGCGCATTTCTGACATTTCAATCTGCAAAAAATAGGAAgtcaaaacaaaatatttgcaacAGGTATTTAGACAGTTTATGGTGAAACCACAGAGGCCAATAACCAAACACAACTTTCTAGAATCAGGAAATAAATAATCTATCATATGCAAAGCGGGGAGCCAAATGGTTCTCGCACAGCAATTAATGTCATCCTTGGTCAGAAATATGAGAACAAAGATAAGCCTAGTTCAACAACATACATGTAACGTGATGCAATTAATGTGCTTGGAGTTGTACCGAATTGGTGGAAGAAGCAAGAAGGTTGGATGACTAAAAACACCAAAGAAAACCTACCTAATTAGTTTACAAAAGCAACACCACAAATTAACTAACTTTCAACAGGTCAAATTCCACCATGAAAATAACTAAGATGTGTGATGTTAACAGCGCATGCATCCGAGAATGTAACTCGTCAACGCCACAAATTTTATGCAAAGCTACAAAATTGGCACCTGAAATGAACTTTTCCCATCAGCTGGGCTGTCATAGGCTTTCATATGCAGCATAATGGAATCAAAATGTGGGATTAGAGCTGAAACAGCAGGCACCATCAGGCCACATATTCCAAGCAATGCAGCTGCACAAACTGATCGCAGCATACTAGATTTACCACCACCATTTGGGCCAGTCAGAACAAATAAAGAGTGCATGTGGACATCATTCAGTATTGCATTCCCTTGATTAATGTCAAGCCAGTAAGGAAAGAGTCCTAGTAAATCCATTTCATTTGAACTTCCCTTCACAACACAGTCCTGCACAAGTATAATAAAGGTATTTGagcagaaaaaaagaaaggaacatGTCATCTGGCAAATGATAAACAGCACAGCTCATGTCTGTCATCTTCTAAACATTGCTGGTCCAACTAAACTATATTTTAACTCTTCTCAGTCAAAATAAAGCATCATCATTTGTACTTGACAATACTACCAGGCCACAACACAAATTTGTAACTCAAATAACACAGAAGGAAAACTTGCTGGCCGCTTGAGAAACAGTTGATATGTCTATGTAACATACAGAATTTCAGAGATATGGTTGAGACAAATACAGTATTATCATGTCATGCCAAAATTTGTTGTAACTGGGCTagatatgcatgcatgaaaatGACACATGACTACTTAAATAAACTAAACTACTGAATGCCATACAGTAAAATTTGACAACTAGAACAACAACATACACAGCAGACAGCACTCGTTTACTAACACAGATGGATGGAgggagtgaggagaggagggaaGGAGGAAGAGACTCAAAATACAGAAATATGGTTCAAAGGTTGTACCTTTGATAATGGAGATATAGTAGGAAGCATCCAACCCCTTCTGCGGGCCTCACTGCTCAAGATAAAAgaacaaaaacatgaataagACCACTGTGCATACATGGGCTGCCAGACACCGACAGCAATAACATCAGCGTGCAGAACCGATAACACTCTGCCTTGTAGATCACCAAACACAATGCAAAATATTTTGTCAATAGGCTTCTGGCAAATATCTCAACTACATAACATAGAGAGATACACCAAATCCAAGTTTCACTTTGTGGCATACCAAGAAATTTAACAAGTTTCACTAAGAAGCTAATTTTGGTGACTGACTAGCCGCTGGCTCACTAATGATACCAGACCAGTCCTTTATGCAAAACAACTGGCCATTTCAATGATCATCAAATTGTTTAATTTGAGAAACACCAAATGGCCAGATTTATggcgtcaaaaaaaaaagtggccAGATTTATATCTtgagtacttttttttttggcaaaagtCATTCATTTGGCTATTCACCACTTCCTACTAGTACGCAGTCCAAAGCTTGCTTGGTTGAGCTGCTTGGGTGCCAAAATTTTGAGCCTTGGTTAATTTGCAGAATAGCAAGAACGTAAGCTTTATCCAATGTTATAAAAGAAAGCGTGCATTGCTTCATAGAATGTGCCTAAAAGCAAGGACAAAAGTAATCACCTAACATGACCAAAAAGTGCTTTTGCTATGATGAGCAATGTTGAGCAGAAGACAAGGATGTTAATCTTGGCCTGCAATTCACTTGAAAGCCCTCTCAACAGCTCAAGAACTTTATTTTTTGCATTATCACAAGCTTCATGGTACCtgaacaaacaaacaaagaaaCATCAGCGTAATTCTAGTAAAAGTTACTGTGGAAACGAGTTTTCCATTGCAATTGTATGCCCTAGAATGTAAGAAAACTAGCTTATTGTAGGATACTTCTAATGTGTATCAATCAAAATACTATGGTGCATCAATACGTAATTTTGTAAAAAGTAGGACAACAAAAAAACATAATAATAGAAGGTGACATAATAACATTTAATGAATGCAACATTTTAAACATGaaacatgtatatattttaCTAACATGCAGTAGCATTTTCCTATGACCACAGCAAAGGTTTCATATTATACTGATGTAGCAACTTCTGATAATGACCCAACTATAGGATGTTTCAACCAAGCAACTGAGGTGCCAGATTGCTGAAGCATTTGTTAAGTCAGGCTGTAAGATCTGCTAGCAGTCATCCCATGGGGCAGTACCTGGTTAATGCATTCTCAACTTTGATTGTTGTAAACCATTCCTCCCCAACCTTTCTGCCTTTTGAATCAATTGCAGGCTTCAGTTGTTTAATTTGTTGCTCACCAGCTGTGTTAGCCCATACATTTGGTATGAACCGCTTCCCTTTAAACCAAACAGCCTCGTGCTCTTTTGCATAACAGATTTCACCTTTAGGACCTCCATTTGAGGATACAGATTTTACTCTTGAAATAATTGGTATAAAATCTTCAATGACCTGaaaatcacaatatatattagTATTAACCAAGCAATAGGTGAGTCCAAGGAAATGCAAACGAAAAAAATCTCATGTTGTCTCCAGCAAATATGCAGTATCATATCCCACGTTGGAGACGCTGGCTGTGGTCATAGACTAGTCAATAATTTCAATACAGATGCCATCAAGGGGTAATGGAAATATTTGACtatgcaagaaaaaaaataggggTCAAATATTATACAGAAAAGAATTGCTCAAAACCCACCGCTGTTGATAATGCCTCAGCAGCTATATCAACATTCCTGAACTCTTCTTCAGCATGGATCCTTTTCACACGCCCCTTCCAAGATGACTCCATATCATTAAATAACTCCTTGGGAATATATTCGAATGAATTTATTGCCTGATCACTTTCAATACCTAAAGAAATCACTTCAGATATACGCTGCGAAATAATGCTACATTCATTCACCTGCAAAAGGGTAAAAGGAAATGCTCCAGATCAATAACAAATGGAAGGGAAATTCAAATCAGTAAATATACAAAATAAAATGAGGAATCTCAAAAGTATTACCCAAGTACACCACATGTATATCAAATATAAAAGACAGGCAAAGCTTTGCAGCAATCAAAGTGGTGCATTACGAGTAATATCCAGTATACCACAAGAAACTTAAAGTCTTAAAAGGCACTTACAAGCATATCAGCTTCAACTTTCAAACCAGTAACCACAGAAACAGGTATCAGCAATTTGTTCAGGACAGCTGAAAGCTCAGCATTTCTACTCATGAGCATAATCTCGTCAAGGACATTTTTTATTCTACAAAATTCAATGTGATTGGCCTCTTTTGACTCAAGCAGCTTCACAAGCTGCAAAATCAACATTGCTGAATCAGAATCAGACAAATAAATGAGATGAAGTACAAGAAAATTAAGTGGGAAGCTGCTACATGAAATCATTGCAGGTATGAATGAGAGGGTCAAAATGAGATGGCATAGAATCACACGATAGCATCTACATTGATAGGCACCAACTAACGGGATATACTGAATTttcaaaagagaaataaaaaatagataataataAGAGGAATGCAAAATAGATGTTTGGCACTGAAGGTTAACAAGGTCTCTACagattaatttagaaaattaGGAAATATGTTCAACCATTTAATGAGTCTAAGCCTCCATTTGGCATTGTAGTCAATTAGGGTAATCTCGTTTGGTGGAACTACTTGTACAAATTTTCGTGTTAGACTAACTGCCTTTCTTCTAATCTAAGTTGCACATGGAGATACTAATTTGTTTCAAATTGCACGTGTGAGATAAGTAACAGTTACATAACAAGATTtatctaaatttaatttaatttctcaaATATACTACAAGATATTTCACAATTTCTTTCTACAACAGCTCAAAAAATAAGTACAGCACAGCACAATAACCGCAAGCCAACCCTAAATTATAGCCAACAGTATtttttggatatctttgtcCTTACACCACTAGAATTAAAAAGATGAACATATTTATGATAAAAAATGAGCCATGCACATAGATTAGAACTAAGCTAATCTCACAGGCCATTTTGCATAGCTCATGGAAATCTATATATCTATTAGAGCAAAAGTGGCCAACTAGCAACACTGATGCTTCCTCAAAAATCATTCATACAGCTTGTGTAACTCAGTCTAAATCTATTATGGGCCTTAGACCCTGGATCAAGGACAGCAGAATGGCCATGTGGCAAGGCAGCAACAATACATTGCGACAAGGCAGCAGCAGTTGGCCCATGGCACAAGCACAACGTGGCCACCATAGGACAGCTCAAGGACGAGCTGTCTTCGGGGAGTGGTGTAATGTTGTGGCGTGAAGGCCACAGGACGTGATCCAGCAGCACCTGCAGCTAATCCATTAGTTTGTTAAGCCTAGTTTAGGGTTGTTAGCCAATAAGATTTGTTAGTTGGGTTGTTGCTTTGATTTGTTGGGCACCTTGTCTATAAAAGGCAGTCATGAGTCCTAGGGAGGGTaggcaagaaagaagaagaaggcttggTCCTCTTCTTGTGCCGTGGGCTGAGGCCCCTGCGCCACGCCATATCAAAATCAGACAACCCCTCCATTTACTTATATTGGGCATGCTTTTTCTCTTGATTTTGTTGATTTACATATGGCAAACACACTAAACAAGGCAATATATATAAAACTTTTCCTTATATGACCTTATTGAATGTGCTCTAGTTGTACAGCAGTAAACACTAAACAGCAAAGCACACACAAATCAAGGAAACAATGATGTGTAGGATAAGCAAGGCCTGCATGGTCGTTGTGTCTCCATATAAAAAAAAGCAGGCATGCTATCAATGCAAAGCATCTCATGCATTGAATACACCATCTTAGGAGTGATCTAGCAAGCATTTAGAGGGAATGACCAAAGTAGCATTGGGGATAGTCTAGTCAATTCCGCATTCTTTATTCCATGTGCAAATTCTAAATACACCTCGTATAAGTAAACAGAGCGAGCACTTCATGCACAAGTCTGGCCAATTGGTTGTTGCACTTTACTTACATGAGAGTCGTGAGACTGCTAGGGTCTAATTTCACAAAACATCAAATTCACTTATCTAGAATGAACATGCATCGAAGGAAAATAATTCATAGGATGACTGATGGGACAATTGCGCATATTTACTCCGAACATATAAAGAAGTAACCTTTGCTGCCGGAATGCAAGTAAATTCAGGAATGGAGCAAGTTATGCTGCCCATAAGCCTGCAAGCCTCTGCAACAAAGATATAAATTGGTCATCATCTAATCCTGGGAGCTAACATTTTCCTGGGAGTAAAATGGCGCAACATAGGACAATTGCTTTTATAGTTGTTTTCCAAGAAATATTGTTAAGAAATAATCAAACCAAGAAATCTAAAACCGCATGATAGATGGATAGAAACTCAGAATCTGCAATTAGGCGAATTTGTTTCCAGCAACCCAAAGCAAATTTTTCTGATGATCCTATAGTACCAATGCAAGATTAACTTaggcatgaaaaaaaaatacttcccATGTTTTACCTGTGAATTTCTAATGCACCTATGCACAATGTCTTCTCAAAGAAAGAAGTGCCATTTTGAGCCATAACACCCAAATCATCAAAAAGTAGTCAGAACAGAAGAGCATGCAAAATTTCATCTACTAAATTCAGCTGAAACTATATGTTATGATTTGCCATTTTATCCCCTTTTTTGTGTTCATCCCGGGGCAATATTAAAATTGCAAACATGAATATTTGCAGTTATTTACAAATCAAATGTGTATTACAATGCACAATGAGTTCAAAGTTCCAACTCTTAAGCCAGATTTTCCATGAACAAATTACAGCTGCAAGGTTTAAGAGATTTTACCTTGAACCGCCGATGCAACATCGAATGAAGGAGGATTAAGAAGAAGATCTCTAATATACCTGAATATCACAAGAAAAGCTAAATCTCAAGAACTAAAGCTAACACATAGAACCATTGATAACAAAACCCATGCCagtgacacacacacacacacacacagagagagagagagagagagagttgtccTTTAGACTAGCATATATTTGTTGATCAGTTGAACTACTAAGCAATATTATACAGTTAATCCAACATATAACTACAATACATACATTGATGGAAGCCCGCCACAATTTGAAGGGAGCACCATTTTTAGCAAACTTGGTATTCCCTCAGTTGGTATGACTCCTACAGCACATGAATTTCAGAAATAAAATTCATTAACTTTAGAAGGCTATTTAAAAAGATAAGC harbors:
- the LOC133888266 gene encoding DNA mismatch repair protein MSH1, mitochondrial-like isoform X3, with amino-acid sequence MNLRQTLDDLTRCGYSVCIVEEIQGPTQARARKGRFISGHAHPGSPYVFGLAEVDHDVEFPDPMPVVGISRSAKGYCVISVLETMKTYSAEEGLTEEAVVTKLRICRYHHLYLHSSLRNNASGTSRWGEFGEGGLLWGECNGKSFEWFDGSPIEELLCKVREIYGLDEKTIFRNVTVSLEGRPQPLYLGTATQIGVIPTEGIPSLLKMVLPSNCGGLPSMYIRDLLLNPPSFDVASAVQEACRLMGSITCSIPEFTCIPAAKLVKLLESKEANHIEFCRIKNVLDEIMLMSRNAELSAVLNKLLIPVSVVTGLKVEADMLVNECSIISQRISEVISLGIESDQAINSFEYIPKELFNDMESSWKGRVKRIHAEEEFRNVDIAAEALSTAVIEDFIPIISRVKSVSSNGGPKGEICYAKEHEAVWFKGKRFIPNVWANTAGEQQIKQLKPAIDSKGRKVGEEWFTTIKVENALTRYHEACDNAKNKVLELLRGLSSELQAKINILVFCSTLLIIAKALFGHVSEARRRGWMLPTISPLSKDCVVKGSSNEMDLLGLFPYWLDINQGNAILNDVHMHSLFVLTGPNGGGKSSMLRSVCAAALLGICGLMVPAVSALIPHFDSIMLHMKAYDSPADGKSSFQIEMSEMRSLVSRATARSLVLIDEICRGTETAKGTCIAGSIIERLDNVGCLGIISTHLHGIFDLPLSLNHTDFKAMGTEVIDGCIQPTWRLMDGICRESLAFQTARREGMPDLIIRRSEELYLAMGTNNKQTASMVHNEPSNASSSVNGLVEKPDSLRNRLKLPHGAFGLLQKEVESTVTMICKKKLLDLFNKGSISELVEVVCVAVGAREQPPPSTVGRSSIYVIIRSDNKLYVGQTDDLVGRLHAHRLKEGMQDATILYVVVPGKSVACQLETLLINQLPLKGFKLINKADGKHRNFGISLISGEAIATQ
- the LOC133888266 gene encoding DNA mismatch repair protein MSH1, mitochondrial-like isoform X2; the protein is MVERANGEVQKADIHAFDSEACVFEYIRVGFNVEKWKPKGWNPEHGNVAIQIKVPSRGSTLQKHAGLNPFGGLRSDSIPKAGCPVMNLRQTLDDLTRCGYSVCIVEEIQGPTQARARKGRFISGHAHPGSPYVFGLAEVDHDVEFPDPMPVVGISRSAKGYCVISVLETMKTYSAEEGLTEEAVVTKLRICRYHHLYLHSSLRNNASGTSRWGEFGEGGLLWGECNGKSFEWFDGSPIEELLCKVREIYGLDEKTIFRNVTVSLEGRPQPLYLGTATQIGVIPTEGIPSLLKMVLPSNCGGLPSMYIRDLLLNPPSFDVASAVQEACRLMGSITCSIPEFTCIPAAKLVKLLESKEANHIEFCRIKNVLDEIMLMSRNAELSAVLNKLLIPVSVVTGLKVEADMLVNECSIISQRISEVISLGIESDQAINSFEYIPKELFNDMESSWKGRVKRIHAEEEFRNVDIAAEALSTAVIEDFIPIISRVKSVSSNGGPKGEICYAKEHEAVWFKGKRFIPNVWANTAGEQQIKQLKPAIDSKGRKVGEEWFTTIKVENALTRYHEACDNAKNKVLELLRGLSSELQAKINILVFCSTLLIIAKALFGHVSEARRRGWMLPTISPLSKDCVVKGSSNEMDLLGLFPYWLDINQGNAILNDVHMHSLFVLTGPNGGGKSSMLRSVCAAALLGICGLMVPAVSALIPHFDSIMLHMKAYDSPADGKSSFQIEMSEMRSLVSRATARSLVLIDEICRGTETAKGTCIAGSIIERLDNVGCLGIISTHLHGIFDLPLSLNHTDFKAMGTEVIDGCIQPTWRLMDGICRESLAFQTARREGMPDLIIRRSEELYLAMGTNNKQTASMVHNEPSNASSSVNGLVEKPDSLRNRLKLPHGAFGLLQKEVESTVTMICKKKLLDLFNKGSISELVEVVCVAVGAREQPPPSTVGRSSIYVIIRSDNKLYVGQTDDLVGRLHAHRLKEGMQDATILYVVVPGKSVACQLETLLINQLPLKGFKLINKADGKHRNFGISLISGEAIATQ
- the LOC133888266 gene encoding DNA mismatch repair protein MSH1, mitochondrial-like isoform X1 — translated: MQRLLASSLVAAAPRWLPLADSFLRRRHPRRSRLPMLLFDRRSWSKPRKVARGISMVSRKSNKQGKYCDERMLLHILWWKEQMERCRKQTSMHLTQRLVYSNILGLDSTLRNGSLKDGTLNMEMLQFKSKFPREVLLCRVGDFYEAVGFDACILVEHAGLNPFGGLRSDSIPKAGCPVMNLRQTLDDLTRCGYSVCIVEEIQGPTQARARKGRFISGHAHPGSPYVFGLAEVDHDVEFPDPMPVVGISRSAKGYCVISVLETMKTYSAEEGLTEEAVVTKLRICRYHHLYLHSSLRNNASGTSRWGEFGEGGLLWGECNGKSFEWFDGSPIEELLCKVREIYGLDEKTIFRNVTVSLEGRPQPLYLGTATQIGVIPTEGIPSLLKMVLPSNCGGLPSMYIRDLLLNPPSFDVASAVQEACRLMGSITCSIPEFTCIPAAKLVKLLESKEANHIEFCRIKNVLDEIMLMSRNAELSAVLNKLLIPVSVVTGLKVEADMLVNECSIISQRISEVISLGIESDQAINSFEYIPKELFNDMESSWKGRVKRIHAEEEFRNVDIAAEALSTAVIEDFIPIISRVKSVSSNGGPKGEICYAKEHEAVWFKGKRFIPNVWANTAGEQQIKQLKPAIDSKGRKVGEEWFTTIKVENALTRYHEACDNAKNKVLELLRGLSSELQAKINILVFCSTLLIIAKALFGHVSEARRRGWMLPTISPLSKDCVVKGSSNEMDLLGLFPYWLDINQGNAILNDVHMHSLFVLTGPNGGGKSSMLRSVCAAALLGICGLMVPAVSALIPHFDSIMLHMKAYDSPADGKSSFQIEMSEMRSLVSRATARSLVLIDEICRGTETAKGTCIAGSIIERLDNVGCLGIISTHLHGIFDLPLSLNHTDFKAMGTEVIDGCIQPTWRLMDGICRESLAFQTARREGMPDLIIRRSEELYLAMGTNNKQTASMVHNEPSNASSSVNGLVEKPDSLRNRLKLPHGAFGLLQKEVESTVTMICKKKLLDLFNKGSISELVEVVCVAVGAREQPPPSTVGRSSIYVIIRSDNKLYVGQTDDLVGRLHAHRLKEGMQDATILYVVVPGKSVACQLETLLINQLPLKGFKLINKADGKHRNFGISLISGEAIATQ